A genomic region of Tsukamurella pulmonis contains the following coding sequences:
- a CDS encoding DUF952 domain-containing protein, whose amino-acid sequence MIFHLALVSDWDAARAAGEYTVSTRGASLADVGFVHCSTAEQWRGVRERFYADVPAADLVLLSIDPTGLDVRYEPPAPGVEELFPHVYGPIPVSAVVELAPADLVDSSSAAKAVPAQRDRTGGDGGPSGEGGRR is encoded by the coding sequence GTGATCTTCCATCTGGCTCTCGTATCCGACTGGGACGCCGCGCGCGCCGCCGGCGAGTACACCGTGTCCACGCGCGGCGCCTCCCTCGCCGACGTCGGCTTCGTGCACTGCTCCACGGCGGAGCAGTGGCGCGGCGTCCGGGAGCGGTTCTACGCCGACGTCCCCGCCGCGGATCTCGTGCTGCTCTCCATCGATCCGACGGGGCTCGACGTGCGGTACGAGCCGCCCGCGCCCGGGGTCGAGGAACTGTTCCCGCACGTCTACGGGCCGATCCCCGTATCCGCGGTGGTCGAACTGGCGCCCGCGGACCTCGTCGACAGTTCGTCAGCGGCGAAAGCGGTACCGGCGCAGCGGGACCGGACCGGCGGCGACGGCGGACCGTCGGGCGAGGGCGGCCGCCGATAG
- a CDS encoding M50 family metallopeptidase, with translation MMYALGIAAFALCILASIAWHECGHMWAAQATGMKVRRYFIGFGPTLWSTRRPKGPDGIEYGVKALPLGGFCDIAGMTLLDELKTPVEQEKAMYKQAAWKRLFVLFAGPGMNFILGALLIYGVAVFSGLPSTSAPRAAVAATGCVADAITKPTKERPSTPVGECRPSPAAQAGLQRGDVITTVNGGAVDGDTVVEALQASTGPITLGIERDGAERTVVVDPLTSKKWRPSEDGKDLVEVSGPTIGITVGLIPVTDHYNPITAIGGTAAFTMDLGHKTIVAIGELPQKVPALIDAIKGEERGLDTPQSLVGASMIGGEVVERDMWAVFFLLLAGLNLMLGLINLLPVPPFDGGHMAVVIFEKLRDLVTRRKGGPVDYMKLAPLTYVVLALAGGYMLLVLTADIVNPIKLFN, from the coding sequence ATGATGTACGCACTGGGTATCGCGGCGTTCGCGCTGTGCATCCTCGCGTCGATCGCGTGGCACGAGTGCGGGCACATGTGGGCGGCGCAGGCGACGGGCATGAAGGTCCGGCGCTACTTCATCGGCTTCGGTCCCACGCTGTGGTCCACCAGGCGCCCGAAGGGGCCGGACGGGATCGAGTACGGCGTCAAGGCGCTGCCGCTGGGCGGGTTCTGCGACATCGCCGGGATGACCCTGCTCGACGAGCTGAAGACGCCCGTCGAGCAGGAGAAGGCGATGTACAAGCAGGCCGCGTGGAAGCGGCTGTTCGTGCTGTTCGCCGGCCCGGGCATGAACTTCATCCTGGGCGCCCTGCTCATCTACGGCGTGGCGGTCTTCTCGGGGCTGCCGTCGACGAGCGCGCCGCGCGCGGCGGTCGCCGCCACCGGCTGCGTCGCCGATGCCATCACCAAGCCGACGAAGGAGCGGCCGAGCACGCCGGTCGGCGAGTGCCGGCCGAGTCCCGCGGCGCAGGCGGGCCTGCAGCGCGGCGACGTGATCACCACGGTCAACGGCGGCGCGGTCGACGGGGACACCGTCGTCGAAGCCCTGCAGGCGTCCACGGGGCCGATCACCCTCGGCATCGAGCGCGACGGTGCGGAGCGCACCGTCGTGGTCGACCCCCTCACCAGCAAGAAGTGGCGGCCGTCCGAGGACGGGAAGGACCTCGTCGAGGTCTCCGGTCCTACCATCGGCATCACCGTGGGACTGATCCCGGTGACCGACCACTACAACCCGATCACCGCGATCGGCGGCACCGCCGCGTTCACGATGGACTTGGGCCACAAGACGATCGTGGCGATCGGCGAGCTGCCGCAGAAGGTCCCCGCCCTCATCGACGCGATCAAGGGCGAGGAGCGCGGCCTCGACACCCCGCAGTCCCTGGTCGGCGCGTCGATGATCGGCGGCGAGGTCGTCGAGCGCGACATGTGGGCGGTCTTCTTCCTCCTGCTCGCGGGCCTGAACCTCATGCTCGGCCTGATCAACCTGCTGCCCGTGCCGCCCTTCGACGGCGGCCACATGGCGGTGGTGATCTTCGAGAAGCTCCGCGACCTGGTCACGCGCCGCAAGGGCGGCCCCGTCGACTACATGAAGCTCGCGCCGTTGACGTACGTCGTCCTGGCGCTCGCGGGCGGGTACATGTTGCTCGTCCTCACAGCTGACATCGTCAATCCGATCAAGCTCTTCAACTGA
- the dxr gene encoding 1-deoxy-D-xylulose-5-phosphate reductoisomerase translates to MTTRVLILGSTGSIGTQALEVIAENPDRFEVVGLGAGGGNTDLLAQQARAVGIDGARIGIADASRAAGFDGALTGPDAMTRLVETVEADVVLNGVVGSLGLGPTLAALDSGARLALANKESLVAGGSLVLARAAEGQIVPVDSEHSAIAQCLRGGTAAEVDRLILTASGGPFFGRTRAELADVTPEQAGKHPTWSMGPMITLNSATLVNKALEVIEAHLLFGVPYDRIDVTVHRQSVVHSMVTFVDGATIAKASPPSMKLPIALALGWPDRVPGASAACDFTQAHTWTFAPVDDEAFPAIAVARDAGTRGGSLTAVFNAANEVVAQAFLDGRTSFLAIVDTVAQVVSDGAQWQAEPRDVADVLAAEQWARRRASELVGLV, encoded by the coding sequence GTGACCACCCGCGTCCTCATCCTCGGCAGCACCGGCTCCATCGGCACCCAGGCGCTGGAGGTGATCGCCGAGAACCCGGACCGGTTCGAGGTGGTCGGCCTCGGCGCCGGCGGTGGCAACACCGACCTCCTCGCCCAGCAGGCGCGCGCCGTCGGAATCGACGGTGCCCGGATCGGCATCGCGGACGCCTCCCGCGCCGCGGGTTTCGACGGTGCGCTGACCGGCCCGGACGCCATGACGAGGCTCGTCGAGACCGTCGAGGCGGACGTGGTGCTCAACGGCGTCGTCGGCAGCCTCGGGCTCGGCCCGACCCTCGCGGCGCTGGACTCCGGCGCGCGCCTCGCCCTGGCGAACAAGGAGTCGCTGGTCGCCGGCGGTTCACTGGTGCTGGCCCGCGCCGCCGAGGGGCAGATCGTGCCCGTCGATTCCGAGCACTCGGCCATCGCCCAGTGCCTGCGCGGCGGGACGGCGGCCGAGGTGGACCGGCTGATCCTCACGGCGTCGGGCGGCCCCTTCTTCGGCCGCACGCGCGCCGAGCTCGCCGACGTGACCCCCGAGCAGGCGGGCAAGCACCCCACCTGGTCGATGGGGCCGATGATCACGCTCAACTCCGCGACGCTGGTCAACAAGGCGCTCGAGGTGATCGAGGCGCACCTGCTCTTCGGTGTGCCCTACGACCGCATCGACGTCACGGTGCACCGGCAGTCCGTCGTGCACTCGATGGTCACCTTCGTCGACGGCGCGACCATCGCCAAGGCCTCGCCGCCGTCGATGAAGCTGCCGATCGCGCTGGCCCTCGGCTGGCCCGATCGCGTGCCGGGCGCCTCCGCGGCCTGCGACTTCACGCAGGCGCACACGTGGACCTTCGCCCCCGTCGACGACGAGGCCTTCCCGGCGATCGCCGTCGCCCGCGACGCGGGCACCCGCGGCGGCAGCCTCACCGCGGTGTTCAACGCCGCCAACGAGGTGGTGGCGCAGGCCTTTCTCGACGGCCGCACCTCCTTCCTCGCCATCGTCGACACGGTCGCGCAGGTCGTGTCCGACGGTGCGCAGTGGCAGGCCGAGCCGCGCGACGTCGCGGACGTGCTCGCGGCCGAGCAGTGGGCCCGCCGGCGGGCGTCGGAGCTGGTCGGGCTGGTCTGA
- the rlmN gene encoding 23S rRNA (adenine(2503)-C(2))-methyltransferase RlmN, with product MSTSLPLVFDAPKRGKPPRHLADLTDDELRTAVKDLGLPAFRANQLARHYYGRLEADAATMTDLPANARGTVGEALLPELMTPVRHIATDSGTTRKTLWRLHDGTLLESVLMRYTDRATLCISSQAGCGMACPFCATGQGGLDRNLSTAEIVDQVRSAAKAMQDGDVSGGPGRLSNVVFMGMGEPLANYKRVVQAVRRITSPAPEGLGISQRHVTVSTVGLAPAIRKLADEGLSVTLAVSLHTPDDELRDTLVPVNNRWSVQEVLEAARYYADRTGRRVSIEYALIRDVNDQPWRADMLGEKLRKKLGQFAHVNLIPLNPTPGSEWDASPKDRQDEFVRRVIAQGVSCTVRDTRGQEIAAACGQLAAEEK from the coding sequence ATGAGCACCTCCCTGCCCCTGGTATTCGACGCCCCCAAGCGCGGCAAGCCCCCGCGCCATCTCGCCGACCTCACCGACGACGAGCTCAGGACCGCGGTCAAGGACCTCGGCCTGCCCGCGTTCCGCGCGAACCAGCTCGCCCGGCACTACTACGGCCGGCTCGAGGCCGACGCGGCGACGATGACCGACCTGCCGGCGAACGCGCGGGGCACCGTCGGCGAGGCGCTCCTGCCCGAGTTGATGACGCCCGTGCGGCACATCGCCACCGACAGCGGCACCACCCGCAAGACTTTGTGGCGCCTGCACGACGGCACGCTGCTCGAATCCGTGCTCATGCGCTACACCGACCGCGCGACGCTGTGCATCTCCAGCCAGGCCGGCTGCGGCATGGCGTGCCCGTTCTGCGCCACCGGCCAGGGCGGCCTCGACCGCAACCTCTCGACCGCCGAGATCGTGGACCAGGTACGCAGCGCCGCGAAGGCGATGCAGGACGGCGACGTGTCCGGGGGACCGGGGCGGCTGTCGAACGTCGTGTTCATGGGCATGGGGGAGCCGCTCGCCAACTACAAGCGCGTGGTGCAGGCCGTCCGCCGGATCACCTCACCGGCACCGGAGGGCCTGGGGATCTCGCAGCGCCACGTCACCGTCAGCACTGTGGGCCTGGCGCCCGCGATCCGCAAGCTGGCCGACGAGGGCCTGTCCGTGACGCTGGCCGTCTCGCTGCACACCCCCGACGACGAGCTGCGCGACACGCTGGTTCCGGTGAACAACCGCTGGAGCGTGCAGGAGGTGCTGGAGGCCGCACGGTACTACGCCGATCGGACGGGCCGCCGCGTGTCCATCGAGTACGCGCTGATCCGCGACGTCAACGATCAGCCGTGGCGCGCCGACATGCTCGGGGAGAAGCTGCGCAAGAAGCTCGGTCAGTTCGCGCACGTCAACCTGATCCCGCTGAACCCGACGCCGGGCAGCGAGTGGGACGCGTCGCCGAAGGACCGTCAGGACGAGTTCGTGCGCCGGGTGATCGCGCAGGGCGTCTCGTGCACCGTGCGCGATACCCGGGGCCAGGAGATCGCGGCGGCCTGCGGTCAGCTGGCCGCCGAGGAGAAGTAG
- a CDS encoding GNAT family N-acetyltransferase, with protein sequence MLRMLHERPVPPRDLARVLTVLDADPVAACMVAGRVQECGTEPGRLGGELWTHRGVGSSLCFSGANLMPLRGDLEDMRYFAGRAGRGHRAAASVVGRAEMVLPLWEGLEGAWGPAREVRPEQPLMTMSEPSPFAHAGVRPARLAELDRYLDAAVAMFTAEVGIDPRGADGGRAYRRRVANVILGGRAYVLFDGPEVAFKAEVGAVSRTVGQIQGVWVRPDLRGQGLGGAGTAAVADAVLRSGRLPSLYVNSFNVAARRAYERVGFRQVATFATVLLT encoded by the coding sequence GTGCTGAGGATGCTGCACGAGCGCCCGGTCCCGCCGCGGGACCTGGCCCGGGTGCTGACCGTCCTCGACGCCGACCCCGTCGCCGCCTGCATGGTCGCCGGCCGCGTCCAGGAGTGCGGCACCGAACCCGGGCGCCTGGGTGGCGAGCTGTGGACCCACCGCGGCGTCGGCAGCTCACTGTGCTTCTCGGGCGCGAACCTCATGCCGCTGCGCGGTGATCTCGAGGACATGCGGTACTTCGCCGGACGGGCCGGGCGCGGGCACCGCGCCGCCGCCTCGGTCGTCGGGCGCGCCGAGATGGTGCTGCCGCTCTGGGAGGGCCTCGAGGGGGCCTGGGGTCCCGCTCGCGAGGTCCGGCCCGAGCAGCCCCTCATGACGATGAGCGAGCCGTCGCCGTTCGCGCACGCCGGCGTGCGGCCCGCGCGGCTCGCCGAGCTCGACCGGTACCTCGACGCCGCGGTCGCCATGTTCACCGCTGAGGTCGGCATCGATCCGCGGGGCGCCGACGGCGGTCGCGCCTACCGCCGCCGCGTGGCCAACGTGATCCTCGGCGGCCGCGCGTACGTGCTCTTCGACGGTCCGGAGGTCGCGTTCAAGGCCGAGGTCGGAGCCGTCTCGCGGACCGTCGGGCAGATCCAGGGCGTGTGGGTACGGCCCGACCTGCGCGGACAGGGCCTCGGCGGCGCCGGGACCGCCGCCGTCGCCGACGCGGTTCTGCGTTCCGGCCGTCTGCCCAGCCTGTACGTCAACAGCTTCAACGTCGCCGCTCGCCGCGCCTACGAGCGGGTGGGCTTCCGCCAAGTGGCGACGTTCGCCACCGTTCTGCTTACCTAG
- a CDS encoding DUF2631 domain-containing protein, whose amino-acid sequence MATTDLERQSTSKVDVADVPSRDWGWSGNAPTAARISGVLFAILLLLMTIGNHQGKTEDIFLVGFAVVILGSILVQWLTTRRKKWKY is encoded by the coding sequence GTGGCAACCACCGACCTGGAGCGTCAGAGCACTTCGAAGGTCGACGTCGCCGACGTCCCGTCGCGCGACTGGGGCTGGAGCGGCAACGCCCCCACCGCGGCGCGCATCTCCGGCGTGCTGTTCGCGATTCTGCTGCTGCTCATGACCATCGGCAACCACCAGGGCAAGACCGAGGACATCTTCCTCGTCGGCTTCGCCGTGGTGATCCTGGGCTCGATCCTCGTGCAGTGGCTGACCACCCGCCGCAAGAAGTGGAAGTACTGA
- the ispG gene encoding flavodoxin-dependent (E)-4-hydroxy-3-methylbut-2-enyl-diphosphate synthase has translation MSVGLGMPAAPVPTLAPRRKTRQLNVGGVGVGSDSPISVQSMCTTKTHDVNATLQQIAELTASGCDIVRVACPRQEDADALPIIAKKANIPVIADIHFQPKYIFAAIDAGCAAVRVNPGNIKEFDGRVGEVAKAAGAAGIPIRIGVNAGSLDKRLMEKYGKATPEALVESALWEASLFEEHGFGDIKISVKHNDPVIMVEAYRQLAAQCDYPLHLGVTEAGPAFQGTIKSAVAFGSLLADGIGDTIRVSLSAPPAEEIKVGDAILQSLNLRPRKLEIVSCPSCGRAQVDVYKLANEVTAGLEGMEVPLRVAVMGCVVNGPGEAREADLGVASGNGKGQIFVKGEVIKTVPESKIVETLIEEALRIAEESGDSESGTPVVTVS, from the coding sequence ATGTCCGTAGGTTTGGGAATGCCGGCAGCCCCGGTCCCGACGCTCGCACCCCGTCGCAAGACCCGCCAGCTCAACGTGGGCGGAGTGGGCGTCGGCAGCGACAGCCCCATCTCGGTGCAGTCCATGTGCACCACCAAGACGCACGACGTGAACGCCACGCTGCAGCAGATCGCCGAGCTCACGGCGTCGGGCTGCGACATCGTGCGCGTCGCCTGCCCCCGGCAGGAGGACGCCGACGCGCTGCCCATCATCGCCAAGAAGGCGAACATCCCGGTGATCGCCGACATCCACTTCCAGCCGAAGTACATCTTCGCCGCGATCGACGCCGGCTGCGCCGCGGTGCGCGTGAACCCCGGCAACATCAAGGAGTTCGACGGCCGCGTGGGCGAGGTCGCGAAGGCCGCCGGCGCCGCGGGCATCCCGATCCGCATCGGCGTCAACGCCGGCTCGCTGGACAAGCGGCTCATGGAGAAGTACGGCAAGGCCACCCCCGAGGCGCTGGTCGAGTCCGCGCTGTGGGAGGCGAGCCTGTTCGAGGAGCACGGCTTCGGCGACATCAAGATCTCCGTCAAGCACAACGATCCGGTGATCATGGTGGAGGCCTACCGGCAGCTCGCCGCGCAGTGCGACTATCCGCTGCACCTCGGCGTCACCGAGGCGGGCCCGGCGTTCCAGGGCACCATCAAGAGCGCTGTGGCCTTCGGATCGCTGCTCGCCGACGGCATCGGCGACACCATCCGCGTCTCCCTCTCCGCGCCGCCGGCCGAGGAGATCAAGGTGGGCGACGCGATCCTGCAGTCGCTCAACCTGCGCCCCCGCAAGCTGGAGATCGTCTCCTGCCCGTCGTGCGGGCGTGCGCAGGTGGACGTCTACAAGCTCGCCAACGAGGTGACCGCCGGTCTCGAGGGCATGGAGGTGCCGCTGCGCGTCGCCGTCATGGGCTGCGTCGTCAACGGCCCCGGCGAGGCGCGCGAGGCCGACCTCGGCGTGGCGTCCGGCAACGGCAAGGGCCAGATCTTCGTCAAGGGCGAGGTCATCAAGACCGTGCCCGAGTCCAAGATCGTCGAGACCCTGATCGAGGAAGCCCTGCGCATCGCGGAGGAGTCGGGGGATAGTGAAAGCGGGACACCGGTCGTCACGGTGTCCTAG